The following proteins come from a genomic window of Geomonas sp. RF6:
- a CDS encoding cytochrome c3 family protein, with protein MNKKTILAAVSFVALAGTAAYAGTKAGTGIPGSIHDMTIYGALGANDPEAQQGRVCAYCHTPHHAITEGNDYLPLWSHTVTTQTFTPYASATIDANIDPTTMMEGPSKLCMSCHDGSVAVDTHYAFTGGKKLQQDDNLFATPAVGANGNLSNDHPIGFIYDEADGGIATGNIDGTVTVDNHVTGKDEYIKRKGAKFDKSNITIADRLWVSASQGGKPIMTCATCHDVHNKKNKDEDGATNYLLLASNKGSALCLSCHIK; from the coding sequence ATGAACAAGAAGACTATTTTGGCAGCAGTATCCTTCGTTGCCCTTGCAGGGACCGCGGCGTACGCAGGTACGAAAGCGGGCACCGGTATCCCCGGCTCCATCCACGACATGACGATCTACGGCGCACTCGGCGCTAACGATCCGGAAGCGCAGCAGGGCCGCGTTTGTGCATACTGCCACACCCCGCACCACGCTATCACCGAAGGCAACGACTACCTGCCGCTCTGGTCCCACACGGTGACCACCCAGACCTTCACCCCGTACGCATCCGCAACCATCGACGCCAACATCGACCCGACCACCATGATGGAAGGTCCGTCCAAGCTCTGCATGAGCTGCCACGACGGTTCCGTTGCTGTTGACACCCACTACGCATTCACCGGCGGGAAGAAGCTCCAGCAGGACGACAACCTCTTCGCTACCCCGGCAGTCGGCGCGAACGGGAACCTCTCCAACGACCACCCGATCGGGTTCATCTACGACGAGGCTGACGGCGGCATCGCCACCGGCAACATCGATGGCACCGTTACCGTCGACAACCACGTCACCGGCAAGGACGAGTACATCAAGCGCAAAGGCGCCAAGTTTGACAAGAGCAACATCACCATCGCTGACCGTCTCTGGGTTTCCGCAAGCCAGGGCGGCAAGCCGATCATGACCTGCGCAACCTGCCACGATGTCCACAACAAGAAGAACAAAGACGAGGACGGCGCAACCAACTACCTCCTTCTCGCCTCCAACAAGGGCTCTGCTCTCTGCCTGTCCTGCCACATCAAGTAA
- a CDS encoding DegT/DnrJ/EryC1/StrS family aminotransferase encodes MIQYENLRKVNEPFFPEFRAAFDQTLDSGWFVLGGGVQGFEEAFASYCGVPHCVGVASGLDALVLSLKALELPPGSEVIVPSNTYIATILAILQSGLSPVLVEPDVATCNIDPERIEEAITDRTRAIMVVHLYGKLCDMERIGEIARRRDLRIVEDCAQAHGASLNGRKAGTFGDCAAFSFYPTKNLGALGDGGAVVTANARYAEKVRALRNYGSSVKYHNDYIGINSRLDEMQAAFLSVKLPALDRINAHKRALAALYQEGISERFVKPQAQEGFFDVFHIYSIRHPRRDELKSYLSGHGVQTEIHYPVPPHRQKALQGLFDGEEFPISEEIHATTLSLPISACHDSDDVLRVIDLVNRFER; translated from the coding sequence GTGATCCAATATGAAAACCTCCGCAAGGTGAACGAGCCGTTCTTCCCGGAGTTTCGTGCGGCCTTCGACCAGACGCTGGACAGCGGCTGGTTCGTGCTCGGCGGGGGCGTGCAGGGGTTTGAGGAGGCCTTTGCCTCCTACTGCGGGGTGCCCCACTGCGTGGGGGTCGCCTCCGGCCTCGACGCGCTCGTCCTCTCCCTGAAGGCGCTGGAGCTCCCCCCCGGGAGCGAGGTCATCGTCCCCTCCAACACCTACATCGCCACCATCCTCGCCATCCTGCAGAGCGGTCTTTCACCGGTCCTCGTGGAGCCGGACGTCGCCACCTGCAACATCGACCCGGAGCGGATCGAGGAGGCGATCACCGACAGGACGCGCGCCATCATGGTGGTGCATCTCTACGGGAAGCTGTGCGATATGGAGCGTATCGGGGAGATAGCGAGGCGCCGCGACCTGCGCATCGTGGAGGACTGCGCCCAGGCGCACGGCGCGAGCCTCAACGGGCGAAAGGCCGGGACCTTTGGCGACTGCGCCGCCTTCAGCTTCTACCCCACCAAGAACCTCGGCGCTTTAGGCGACGGGGGCGCGGTCGTCACCGCGAACGCGCGCTACGCCGAAAAAGTGCGGGCGCTCAGAAACTACGGGTCGTCGGTGAAGTACCACAACGACTACATCGGGATCAATTCGCGCCTCGACGAGATGCAGGCGGCCTTCCTTTCGGTGAAGCTTCCGGCTCTCGACCGCATCAACGCGCACAAAAGAGCGCTCGCCGCCCTCTACCAGGAGGGGATCAGCGAGAGGTTCGTGAAGCCGCAGGCGCAGGAAGGTTTCTTCGACGTCTTCCACATCTACAGCATCAGGCACCCCCGGCGCGACGAGCTGAAGAGCTACCTCTCCGGGCATGGGGTCCAGACGGAGATCCACTACCCGGTCCCTCCCCACAGGCAGAAGGCACTGCAGGGGCTCTTCGACGGGGAGGAGTTTCCGATCTCGGAGGAGATCCACGCCACCACGCTCAGCCTTCCGATCTCAGCGTGCCACGACAGCGACGACGTGTTGCGCGTCATAGACCTTGTGAACCGCTTCGAGCGCTAG
- a CDS encoding glycosyltransferase family 2 protein, whose translation MHRGAEVASSKHKTLEDDKRVLHLALPKRRPRVAVLIPCYNEEKTIAKVVGDFRLLLPEAEIYVFDNNSADRSADLAALAGAVVVRERRQGKGFVVRSMFRNVDADVYLMVDADDTYEAADIVALAGPVLDGSADMVIGDRLSSTYFEENQRALHGAGNRLVRRLINTIFRANLTDIMTGGRAFSPIFVQTYPVMCGGFEIETEMTVHALDKGFMVAEMPVRYRDRQAGSVSKLKTIPDGTRVLKTVMALFKDFRPLLFSSIISAVFLAVAIALFISPLHEYLTTGFVRKVPSIIVSMACGMCSLLALFAGAIMDSIRKQSRMLYELELHRWSQEREARTHLESPGLRGRC comes from the coding sequence ATGCATAGAGGTGCTGAGGTAGCAAGTTCAAAGCACAAAACACTTGAGGATGACAAGCGAGTACTCCACCTTGCTCTTCCGAAAAGGCGCCCGCGAGTCGCCGTTCTCATTCCCTGCTACAACGAGGAAAAGACGATAGCGAAGGTGGTGGGCGATTTCAGGCTCCTCCTCCCGGAAGCGGAAATATATGTCTTCGACAATAACTCCGCAGACAGGAGCGCCGATCTTGCTGCGCTGGCGGGGGCTGTCGTAGTTCGGGAGAGGCGGCAGGGTAAGGGATTCGTCGTCAGATCCATGTTTCGCAACGTGGACGCCGATGTCTATCTCATGGTCGATGCTGATGATACCTACGAGGCTGCTGACATCGTCGCACTGGCGGGGCCGGTACTTGACGGGAGCGCTGACATGGTGATCGGCGACCGCCTTTCGTCCACCTACTTTGAAGAGAACCAGCGAGCTCTGCACGGGGCAGGGAACAGGCTGGTACGGCGGCTCATCAACACGATCTTCCGCGCCAACCTCACCGACATCATGACGGGAGGGCGTGCCTTCTCCCCGATCTTCGTGCAGACCTACCCGGTGATGTGCGGCGGGTTCGAGATCGAGACGGAGATGACCGTGCATGCGCTCGACAAGGGATTCATGGTCGCAGAGATGCCGGTCCGGTACCGCGATCGCCAGGCTGGCAGCGTGTCGAAGCTGAAGACAATTCCTGACGGAACACGGGTGCTGAAAACGGTAATGGCCCTTTTCAAGGACTTCCGACCCCTCCTTTTCTCCAGCATCATCTCCGCCGTCTTCCTCGCAGTAGCCATTGCGCTCTTCATCTCCCCACTCCACGAATATCTCACCACCGGATTCGTGCGCAAGGTCCCTTCCATCATCGTTTCCATGGCCTGTGGCATGTGCAGCCTTCTTGCGCTTTTTGCGGGGGCAATAATGGACTCGATCCGGAAGCAGTCCCGCATGCTCTACGAGCTTGAGTTGCACAGGTGGTCGCAGGAGCGGGAGGCCCGGACGCATCTGGAGTCCCCCGGATTGAGGGGGAGATGCTAG
- a CDS encoding glycosyltransferase family 4 protein has protein sequence MKILVVIPYFMPATSYGGPVKVAYDLARSLARRGHRVTVATTDVFDDKARVAQRTETMEGISVVRFRNVSNRLAKRCNGYTPFLFIPWLWKHGGEFDAIYCHDFFTMQTIAVSIFSRLSKVPFIVQPHGCLSPVRREARFSAVKRLFTAIFGTILTGARHIVALTAEERNGIVLLKRDIAEKIAVVPNGLDLAEIQVPERIDLHRKYGLPSGSIVIGFIGRLAYIKGIDISLEVLASLKKTVNFSFLVMGPDEGVLDELKMETHRLGISDRVVFTGIVNGAEKMQAVASCDLCLFTSRDEGLPMTVLEVAALGVPQVLSAECNVPEVAEHGAGYVHPVSDIAALARCVAELAAAPEKRAEMGKRARAMVETLFSLDSQTARVEALLAGDPRPQPRDL, from the coding sequence ATGAAGATACTCGTGGTCATTCCCTACTTCATGCCCGCCACCAGCTACGGCGGTCCGGTGAAGGTGGCGTACGACCTCGCGAGGTCGCTCGCCCGGCGCGGCCATCGGGTCACCGTGGCGACCACAGATGTCTTCGACGACAAAGCTCGTGTGGCGCAGCGGACCGAGACGATGGAAGGGATCAGCGTCGTCCGTTTCCGCAACGTAAGCAACAGGCTCGCGAAGCGCTGCAACGGCTACACCCCCTTTCTCTTCATCCCCTGGCTGTGGAAGCACGGGGGGGAGTTCGACGCGATCTACTGCCACGATTTCTTCACCATGCAGACGATCGCGGTGAGCATCTTCAGCCGGCTCTCCAAGGTCCCCTTCATCGTGCAGCCGCACGGGTGCCTGTCGCCGGTGCGCAGGGAGGCCCGGTTTTCAGCGGTGAAACGTCTCTTCACCGCCATTTTCGGCACCATCCTCACCGGCGCGCGCCACATCGTCGCGCTCACCGCAGAGGAGCGCAACGGGATCGTACTCCTCAAAAGGGATATCGCCGAGAAGATCGCCGTGGTGCCGAACGGCCTCGACCTCGCCGAGATCCAGGTGCCGGAACGGATCGACCTGCACCGCAAGTACGGACTCCCCTCCGGGAGCATCGTGATAGGTTTCATCGGGAGGCTCGCCTACATCAAGGGGATCGATATCTCCCTGGAGGTGCTCGCCTCGCTGAAAAAGACGGTGAATTTCTCCTTTCTCGTCATGGGGCCGGACGAAGGGGTACTGGATGAGCTGAAAATGGAGACCCACAGGCTGGGGATCTCCGACCGCGTCGTCTTCACCGGGATCGTGAACGGGGCCGAGAAAATGCAGGCCGTCGCATCGTGCGACCTCTGCCTTTTCACCTCCCGCGACGAGGGGCTCCCGATGACTGTGCTGGAGGTCGCGGCGCTCGGGGTGCCGCAGGTCCTTTCCGCGGAGTGCAATGTCCCCGAGGTTGCCGAGCACGGCGCAGGGTACGTCCACCCCGTCTCCGACATCGCCGCCCTCGCCCGTTGCGTCGCGGAGCTGGCAGCCGCCCCCGAGAAGCGCGCGGAGATGGGGAAGAGGGCTCGCGCGATGGTCGAAACACTTTTCAGCCTCGACTCGCAGACAGCGAGGGTGGAGGCGTTACTGGCGGGAGACCCGCGCCCGCAGCCGCGGGATTTGTGA
- a CDS encoding glycosyltransferase family 2 protein, protein MTFSPSITIVMPSFQQASFLEEAARSVLDQRGVDVELIALDPGSTDGSREILLRLKEEYGDRLVLVFAPDRGQSDAVNKGMALARGSVLGWLNSDDRMRPDALRTVLPLLQGCDPRWVYGEAGIIGGQGEEVTSFISRYKRWRGRSFSKAKLLTENFIPQMAVFWNRAMWERAGGLELERHLDMDYDLWLRFATVAPPAVLHEPLADFRVHGAAKGSRQTGEQLTAALETARKHAGGHGPKGECALLVHRILSLRTRLLYYFLKPGA, encoded by the coding sequence ATGACTTTTTCCCCTTCCATAACTATCGTGATGCCCTCTTTCCAGCAGGCGTCCTTCCTTGAAGAGGCAGCCCGTTCGGTCCTCGACCAGCGCGGCGTCGACGTGGAGCTCATCGCCCTCGATCCCGGCTCCACAGACGGCTCCAGGGAGATACTCCTCCGCCTCAAGGAAGAGTATGGCGACCGCCTGGTCCTCGTCTTTGCACCGGACCGCGGGCAGTCCGACGCAGTGAACAAGGGGATGGCGCTGGCGCGCGGGAGCGTGCTCGGGTGGCTGAACTCGGACGACAGGATGCGCCCCGACGCGCTGCGGACGGTGCTCCCCCTCCTCCAGGGGTGCGACCCTCGCTGGGTGTACGGAGAGGCGGGGATTATCGGCGGGCAGGGGGAAGAGGTGACGAGCTTCATCTCGCGCTACAAGAGGTGGCGTGGCAGAAGCTTCTCTAAAGCGAAGCTCCTCACCGAGAACTTCATCCCGCAGATGGCTGTTTTCTGGAACCGCGCGATGTGGGAAAGGGCCGGCGGCCTCGAGCTGGAGCGGCACCTCGACATGGACTACGACCTGTGGCTGCGTTTTGCCACCGTCGCCCCCCCTGCTGTCCTTCACGAGCCCCTCGCCGACTTCCGCGTCCACGGCGCGGCAAAGGGGAGCCGACAGACGGGCGAGCAGCTCACGGCGGCGTTGGAAACGGCCCGGAAGCACGCCGGCGGGCACGGCCCGAAGGGGGAGTGCGCGCTCCTCGTGCACCGCATCCTCAGCCTGAGGACGCGCCTTCTCTACTACTTTCTGAAACCGGGAGCCTAG
- a CDS encoding glycosyltransferase family 2 protein, whose translation MSRILALIPAFNEGARIAGVIDTVRRAAPYCDILVVDDGSRDDTAAAARGTGATVVSHPFNMGYGVAIQTGYKYAAQHGFEFLVQIDGDGQHDPSYIPKLLEPVMERRSNFALGSRFLSSGSYEPSLARRIGMACFRRIVSFVTGTKITDSTSGYQAFDREVIKFFTGDIFPCDYPDADMLITLHRAGFTIAEVPVRMYANSEGKSMHNGLKPFYYVFKMFLSIAVTLLRSRKFYHR comes from the coding sequence ATGTCCAGGATACTCGCCCTGATACCCGCCTTCAACGAAGGCGCCCGCATCGCCGGGGTCATCGACACGGTCCGCCGCGCCGCGCCGTACTGCGACATCCTCGTGGTGGACGACGGCTCCCGCGACGACACCGCTGCGGCCGCCCGGGGCACCGGGGCCACAGTCGTCTCGCACCCGTTCAACATGGGGTACGGCGTGGCGATCCAGACAGGATACAAGTACGCGGCGCAGCACGGATTCGAGTTTCTGGTGCAGATCGACGGGGACGGGCAGCACGACCCGAGCTACATACCGAAGCTCCTGGAACCGGTCATGGAGAGGCGCAGCAACTTCGCCCTCGGCTCGCGTTTCCTCTCTTCCGGAAGTTACGAGCCGTCGCTGGCCCGCCGCATCGGGATGGCGTGCTTTCGCAGGATCGTCTCATTCGTCACCGGCACGAAGATCACCGACTCCACCTCGGGGTACCAGGCTTTCGATCGCGAGGTCATCAAATTCTTCACCGGCGACATCTTCCCCTGCGACTACCCCGATGCAGACATGCTCATCACTCTGCACAGGGCGGGGTTCACCATTGCGGAGGTCCCGGTACGGATGTACGCCAACAGCGAAGGGAAGTCGATGCACAACGGACTGAAGCCCTTTTACTACGTCTTCAAGATGTTCCTCTCCATTGCTGTGACCCTGCTGCGCAGCCGCAAGTTCTACCACCGGTGA
- a CDS encoding glycosyltransferase family 2 protein, with protein sequence MTAPFFSIGITTYNRHDLLREALLSILTQDFGDFEVIVGNDYQAETLTLEMLDIDDPRVCIINHPVNLREVGNMNALLNAATGRYFTWLFDDDLYEPGFLSAAHRELARHTFPAALFPSFRLLRGTDSFTPQQVTPRSSSVMTGREYLSRFFAGKLRIISTCGFFETAAVRKVVGGVEELCQSAIGVYCEYLFLVRCALLERICFMDAPYVVFRTHSESWSEGNSELHKYESSAPELLRRSAEVLRHPALQEDFDRNLLGVAMIHLSTYCFRSARVETGGGNFGALSFTRAASRVLVEARRNWSVYRKTGGSARASAAVRFGGMITRSLYLTLYGFLFDGWRRVKEGAPQRSAAA encoded by the coding sequence ATGACAGCACCCTTTTTCAGCATCGGCATCACGACTTACAACCGCCACGACCTGCTCAGGGAAGCGCTCCTCTCCATCCTGACCCAGGACTTCGGCGACTTCGAGGTGATCGTCGGCAACGACTACCAGGCGGAGACACTGACGCTGGAGATGCTGGATATCGACGATCCCCGCGTTTGCATCATCAACCACCCGGTGAACCTGCGAGAGGTCGGCAACATGAATGCCCTCCTCAACGCGGCGACAGGGCGGTACTTCACCTGGCTCTTCGACGACGACCTCTACGAGCCTGGGTTCCTCTCCGCCGCGCATCGCGAACTGGCACGGCACACCTTCCCGGCCGCGCTCTTCCCGTCGTTCAGGCTCCTGCGCGGCACGGACAGCTTCACCCCCCAGCAGGTGACACCAAGGAGCAGTTCCGTGATGACCGGCAGGGAGTACCTCTCCCGCTTCTTCGCAGGAAAGCTGAGGATCATCTCCACCTGCGGCTTCTTCGAGACCGCCGCCGTCAGGAAAGTCGTGGGGGGGGTCGAGGAGCTGTGCCAGTCCGCCATCGGCGTGTATTGCGAGTACCTTTTCCTGGTGCGCTGCGCCCTGCTGGAGAGGATCTGTTTCATGGACGCCCCCTATGTGGTTTTTCGCACCCACAGCGAGTCGTGGAGCGAAGGGAACAGCGAGCTGCACAAGTACGAATCTTCCGCGCCGGAGTTGTTGCGCCGCTCGGCGGAGGTCCTTCGCCACCCGGCGCTGCAGGAGGACTTCGACCGGAACCTCCTCGGGGTCGCCATGATCCACCTCTCCACCTACTGCTTCAGGTCGGCGCGGGTGGAAACAGGCGGCGGGAATTTTGGAGCTCTCTCCTTTACCCGCGCCGCATCACGGGTGCTCGTCGAGGCACGCCGCAACTGGTCCGTCTACCGCAAAACGGGGGGGAGCGCACGCGCATCTGCCGCCGTGCGATTCGGCGGCATGATAACCCGCTCCCTCTACCTCACCCTCTACGGCTTTCTCTTCGACGGGTGGAGAAGGGTGAAAGAGGGAGCCCCGCAGCGCTCCGCGGCCGCATGA
- a CDS encoding DUF2304 domain-containing protein translates to MPLKQQVFALIVCILVFAFNIYMVRQRELREEYSVLWLGTSLLMFVLVLKYDWLESLTALIGAGLPTTTLFIGSIIFLMLICVQFSLKISRLTNQLKDLAQDNALIRAEIVKIRDCEGTENGSTERIMHRSN, encoded by the coding sequence ATGCCTTTAAAACAACAGGTCTTCGCCCTCATCGTCTGCATTCTCGTCTTTGCCTTCAACATCTACATGGTGCGCCAGCGCGAACTGCGCGAAGAGTATTCGGTACTCTGGCTGGGGACTAGTCTACTCATGTTCGTGCTGGTACTGAAATACGACTGGCTTGAGTCCCTGACCGCCCTGATCGGAGCCGGCCTCCCCACCACCACCCTCTTCATCGGCTCCATCATCTTCCTGATGTTGATCTGCGTTCAGTTCTCCCTCAAGATCTCCCGGCTCACCAACCAGCTGAAAGATCTGGCGCAGGACAATGCCCTGATCCGCGCGGAGATCGTGAAGATCCGCGACTGCGAGGGGACAGAGAACGGTAGCACGGAAAGAATCATGCACAGGAGTAACTAA
- a CDS encoding glycosyltransferase family 2 protein, which yields MIEILLSTFNGERYLAQQLDSVLLQECREWRLTARDDGSSDGTVTLLQRYAQQSGGRIRISDDSGENLGACRSFARLLERSTAQYLMFCDQDDVWFPGKVARTFAKLKELEEKYGKETPLLVFSDASVADADLALLAPSMWEYQHSAPEIATRMNRLLLMNPANGCTMLFNRALAEAALPVPAEALMHDSWLVLVACALGKVGYLPEPTLLYRQHGGNESVTKRWGSAYVAAQLANLGAARHYQTLLQRQAGALLERYRGEIAPSAATLLSAYAGLGSRGILGKRIDILRHRLFYVGAVRNIGWLLTC from the coding sequence ATGATCGAGATCCTCCTCTCCACCTTCAACGGCGAGCGATATCTCGCGCAGCAGCTCGACTCGGTGCTGCTCCAGGAGTGCCGGGAGTGGCGCCTGACGGCGCGCGACGACGGCTCCTCAGACGGGACGGTGACGCTCCTGCAGAGGTACGCGCAGCAGTCGGGGGGGCGGATCCGCATAAGTGACGACTCCGGCGAAAACCTGGGCGCCTGCCGCAGCTTTGCAAGGCTCCTCGAACGGTCCACTGCGCAGTACCTGATGTTCTGCGACCAGGATGACGTGTGGTTTCCCGGGAAAGTTGCACGAACCTTCGCGAAGCTGAAGGAGCTGGAGGAAAAGTACGGGAAGGAGACACCTCTTCTCGTTTTCAGCGACGCCTCCGTGGCGGACGCCGATCTGGCGCTCCTGGCGCCGTCCATGTGGGAGTACCAGCACTCCGCCCCGGAGATCGCTACGCGGATGAACCGCCTCCTCCTGATGAACCCCGCAAACGGCTGCACCATGCTCTTCAACCGCGCCCTCGCCGAGGCGGCGCTCCCGGTGCCGGCCGAGGCGCTGATGCACGACTCGTGGCTCGTCCTCGTCGCCTGTGCGCTCGGCAAGGTGGGGTATCTCCCTGAGCCGACCCTCCTGTACCGCCAGCACGGCGGGAACGAGTCGGTGACGAAGAGGTGGGGGAGTGCCTACGTAGCGGCGCAGCTTGCCAACCTGGGCGCAGCGCGGCATTATCAGACGCTTTTGCAAAGGCAAGCGGGGGCGTTGCTCGAGAGATACCGGGGGGAGATCGCCCCCTCCGCCGCGACCCTTCTTTCCGCCTACGCCGGCCTCGGCTCCAGGGGGATTTTGGGAAAGCGCATCGACATCCTTCGGCACCGCCTCTTTTATGTGGGAGCGGTGAGAAACATCGGCTGGCTCCTGACCTGCTGA
- a CDS encoding tetratricopeptide repeat protein, with product MPTGTKSATLLQRPIFHILILVAVGFLCYSNTFHVPFLFDDDTSIVENPAVHGLQNFLSGGYAAVPNRVVGYLSLALNYEIGGTNVFGYHLLNIAIHVVNALLVYALLRLTFRTPLFRRGCDDTEAGPSANYLPFLVALLFVAHPAQTQAVTYIVQRLTSLATLFFLLSMYLHVRWRLAELSGRGFLSVGVLGTFLLSLVSAALAMKTKEIAFTLPFAVVLYELAFFGVPKRAVIPKLIPMILTAAIIPATMLNLTKPAAQILSDVHSATAVQTTLSRWDYLCTEFSVIVTYLRLLLLPVNQNLDYDYPVSHTLFELRTLLSAAILVALVALGCWLWRKGSKPAARDLLAPAYARLTAFGIFWFFLAISVESSLIPIVDVIFEHRMYLPSFGFFVAVVALVMMWVERKKDAAPAAAKGAAVAIGAVALLFSGATLARNMIWQNPVTLWQDVERKSPGKARPHVNLGTYYGEMERVEDSLREFEIAAKLDPVDPHALSNLVLLYVVTGRTSDASDACTKLHQVDPMMKGDLKLYQILKMPGNGDPSLQAVQGVCSAFR from the coding sequence ATGCCCACCGGTACCAAATCCGCGACTCTCCTTCAGCGCCCCATCTTTCACATCCTCATACTGGTGGCGGTCGGATTTCTGTGCTACTCCAACACCTTCCACGTGCCGTTCCTTTTCGACGACGATACCTCCATCGTGGAAAACCCCGCGGTCCACGGTCTGCAGAACTTTCTGTCGGGGGGTTACGCCGCAGTGCCAAACCGCGTCGTCGGCTACCTCAGCCTTGCCCTCAACTACGAGATCGGCGGGACGAACGTCTTCGGCTACCATCTGTTAAACATCGCCATCCACGTGGTGAACGCGCTCCTGGTCTACGCCCTGCTACGCCTGACATTCAGGACGCCTCTCTTCAGGAGGGGTTGCGATGACACAGAAGCGGGGCCCTCTGCGAATTACCTGCCGTTTCTCGTCGCGCTTCTCTTTGTGGCTCATCCGGCGCAGACGCAGGCTGTGACCTATATCGTGCAGCGCCTTACGTCGCTCGCCACTCTCTTTTTCCTCCTCTCCATGTATCTACATGTGCGCTGGCGGCTGGCTGAACTCTCCGGGCGCGGCTTCCTTTCCGTCGGGGTACTCGGCACGTTCCTTCTTTCCCTTGTCTCCGCGGCTCTTGCCATGAAGACAAAGGAGATCGCCTTCACCCTCCCCTTCGCCGTCGTCCTCTATGAACTCGCTTTCTTCGGCGTGCCGAAGCGCGCGGTGATCCCGAAGCTCATCCCGATGATTCTTACCGCGGCGATCATTCCGGCGACGATGCTGAACCTCACCAAGCCCGCCGCCCAGATTCTCAGCGACGTCCACTCCGCCACCGCGGTGCAGACCACCCTCTCCCGCTGGGACTACCTCTGCACCGAGTTCAGCGTCATCGTCACGTACCTGCGGCTCCTCCTCTTGCCAGTGAACCAGAATCTGGACTACGACTACCCGGTCAGCCATACCCTCTTCGAGCTCCGCACCCTTCTCTCCGCGGCTATCCTGGTGGCGCTGGTGGCGCTTGGGTGCTGGCTGTGGCGGAAAGGATCGAAACCTGCGGCCAGAGACCTCCTCGCCCCCGCCTATGCCCGTCTCACTGCGTTCGGCATCTTCTGGTTCTTCCTCGCCATCTCCGTGGAATCGAGCCTCATCCCCATCGTGGACGTGATCTTCGAGCACAGGATGTACCTCCCCTCGTTCGGCTTCTTTGTGGCGGTGGTGGCTCTGGTGATGATGTGGGTGGAGAGGAAAAAGGACGCGGCGCCTGCCGCGGCGAAAGGCGCAGCGGTGGCCATCGGGGCAGTTGCCCTTCTTTTTTCGGGGGCGACGCTGGCGAGGAACATGATCTGGCAGAATCCGGTTACGCTCTGGCAGGATGTTGAGCGGAAGAGCCCGGGGAAGGCGAGACCGCACGTGAATCTCGGGACGTACTACGGTGAGATGGAGCGTGTGGAGGATTCCCTGAGAGAGTTCGAGATCGCGGCGAAGCTAGACCCGGTAGATCCTCACGCCCTGTCGAACCTGGTCCTTCTGTACGTCGTCACCGGCCGCACCAGCGATGCCTCAGACGCCTGCACGAAGCTCCACCAGGTAGACCCGATGATGAAAGGGGATCTGAAGCTTTACCAGATTCTCAAGATGCCGGGAAATGGAGATCCCTCCCTGCAGGCAGTGCAAGGGGTGTGCTCGGCGTTCAGGTAA